A genomic segment from Gossypium hirsutum isolate 1008001.06 chromosome D04, Gossypium_hirsutum_v2.1, whole genome shotgun sequence encodes:
- the LOC107899307 gene encoding pectin acetylesterase 5 isoform X1 — MANPRLRGWRKWAKKDWAIAAVGFTIILFALTLLFDSRNPTSSSSSTFNLPSNHLIPLTLLHRAKATGAFCLDGSLPGYHFQKGFGSGSNNWLLHIEGGGWCNSIETCEIRKRTALGSSKYMDPLIPFDGILSHQSSQNPDFYNWNIVKMRYCDGASLAGHPESEFKNGTKLFFRGQLIWEAIMSELLSLGLSKAKQALLTGCSAGGLATLIHCDDFRAHLPKDATVKCLADAGFFLDEPDILGNRTMSNFYHDVVQLQGVAKSLHKNCITEMEPSKCIFPQQIIKNIRTPLFIVNPAYDFWQIQHVLVPAGSDPDGYWRRCRLSIQKCDSTQIENLQGFRSSLLKAVGKLQHDKEGGMFINSCFVHCQTWMAETWHSSNSPRINNKTIAESVGDWYFNRKVTKEIDCPYPCNPTCYHMDFTQPS; from the exons ATGGCAAATCCTAGGCTCCGTGGGTGGAGAAAGTGGGCGAAGAAGGATTGGGCGATCGCAGCCGTGGGATTCACCATCATTCTCTTCGCTCTCACTCTCCTCTTCGATTCTCGAAACCccacctcctcctcctcctctacCTTCAATCTCCCCTCCAACCATCTCATTCCTTTGACTTTGCTCCACAGAGCCAAAGCGACAGGCGCTT TTTGTTTAGATGGAAGTTTACCTGGATACCATTTTCAGAAGGGCTTTGGTTCTGGCTCTAACAATTGGCTTCTCCACATTGAG GGTGGAGGTTGGTGTAATTCAATAGAAACCTGCGAGATTCGAAAAAGAACAGCTTTGGGTTCCTCTAAGTACATGGATCCCCTAATTCCATTCGATGGGATTTTAAGCCATCAATCTTCGCAAAATCCTG aTTTTTACAATTGGAACATTGTTAAGATGCGTTACTGTGATGGTGCATCTTTAGCTGGCCACCCTGAAAGTGAGTTCAag AATGGAACTAAGCTTTTCTTCAGAGGCCAACTCATTTGGGAAGCAATTATGAGTGAACTCTTATCACTTGGCTTGTCTAAGGCCAAACAG GCACTTCTTACAGGATGCTCTGCTGGAGGTTTGGCAACTCTTATACATTGTGATGACTTTCGAGCTCATCTGCCAAAGGATGCCACTGTCAAGTGTCTTGCTGATGCAGGTTTTTTCCTTGATGA GCCAGATATTCTTGGAAATCGCACCATGAGTAATTTCTACCATGATGTTGTCCAACTACAG GGTGTAGCAAAAAGTTTGCACAAGAATTGTATCACAGAAATGGAGCCGTCCAAG TGCATCTTTCCTcaacaaattatcaaaaatattagGACCCCATTGTTCATTGTCAACCCCGCCTACGATTTTTGGCAG ATACAACACGTCTTAGTCCCCGCCGGATCGGATCCTGATGGCTACTGGAGAAGATGCAGATTGAGCATTCAGAAATGTGATTCTACCCAGATTGAAAATCTACAAG GTTTCCGTAGTTCCCTGCTTAAAGCAGTAGGTAAGCTCCAACATGACAAGGAAGGGGGGATGTTCATAAATTCTTGCTTTGTTCATTGCCAAACATGGATGGCTGAGACATGGCATTCATCCAATTCTCCAAGAATCAACAATAAG ACCATTGCAGAGTCTGTAGGTGATTGGTACTTCAACCGTAAAGTAACGAAGGAGATTGATTGCCCTTATCCTTGCAATCCCACTTGCTATCACATGGACTTCACTCAACCTTCATGA
- the LOC107899307 gene encoding pectin acetylesterase 5 isoform X3 — MTRTVCLDGSLPGYHFQKGFGSGSNNWLLHIEGGGWCNSIETCEIRKRTALGSSKYMDPLIPFDGILSHQSSQNPDFYNWNIVKMRYCDGASLAGHPESEFKNGTKLFFRGQLIWEAIMSELLSLGLSKAKQALLTGCSAGGLATLIHCDDFRAHLPKDATVKCLADAGFFLDEPDILGNRTMSNFYHDVVQLQGVAKSLHKNCITEMEPSKCIFPQQIIKNIRTPLFIVNPAYDFWQIQHVLVPAGSDPDGYWRRCRLSIQKCDSTQIENLQGFRSSLLKAVGKLQHDKEGGMFINSCFVHCQTWMAETWHSSNSPRINNKTIAESVGDWYFNRKVTKEIDCPYPCNPTCYHMDFTQPS; from the exons ATGACTCGCACAG TTTGTTTAGATGGAAGTTTACCTGGATACCATTTTCAGAAGGGCTTTGGTTCTGGCTCTAACAATTGGCTTCTCCACATTGAG GGTGGAGGTTGGTGTAATTCAATAGAAACCTGCGAGATTCGAAAAAGAACAGCTTTGGGTTCCTCTAAGTACATGGATCCCCTAATTCCATTCGATGGGATTTTAAGCCATCAATCTTCGCAAAATCCTG aTTTTTACAATTGGAACATTGTTAAGATGCGTTACTGTGATGGTGCATCTTTAGCTGGCCACCCTGAAAGTGAGTTCAag AATGGAACTAAGCTTTTCTTCAGAGGCCAACTCATTTGGGAAGCAATTATGAGTGAACTCTTATCACTTGGCTTGTCTAAGGCCAAACAG GCACTTCTTACAGGATGCTCTGCTGGAGGTTTGGCAACTCTTATACATTGTGATGACTTTCGAGCTCATCTGCCAAAGGATGCCACTGTCAAGTGTCTTGCTGATGCAGGTTTTTTCCTTGATGA GCCAGATATTCTTGGAAATCGCACCATGAGTAATTTCTACCATGATGTTGTCCAACTACAG GGTGTAGCAAAAAGTTTGCACAAGAATTGTATCACAGAAATGGAGCCGTCCAAG TGCATCTTTCCTcaacaaattatcaaaaatattagGACCCCATTGTTCATTGTCAACCCCGCCTACGATTTTTGGCAG ATACAACACGTCTTAGTCCCCGCCGGATCGGATCCTGATGGCTACTGGAGAAGATGCAGATTGAGCATTCAGAAATGTGATTCTACCCAGATTGAAAATCTACAAG GTTTCCGTAGTTCCCTGCTTAAAGCAGTAGGTAAGCTCCAACATGACAAGGAAGGGGGGATGTTCATAAATTCTTGCTTTGTTCATTGCCAAACATGGATGGCTGAGACATGGCATTCATCCAATTCTCCAAGAATCAACAATAAG ACCATTGCAGAGTCTGTAGGTGATTGGTACTTCAACCGTAAAGTAACGAAGGAGATTGATTGCCCTTATCCTTGCAATCCCACTTGCTATCACATGGACTTCACTCAACCTTCATGA
- the LOC107899307 gene encoding pectin acetylesterase 5 isoform X2 codes for MYFSLISLFLRLLYISQQVMLHSSINNCQSWLLTVCLDGSLPGYHFQKGFGSGSNNWLLHIEGGGWCNSIETCEIRKRTALGSSKYMDPLIPFDGILSHQSSQNPDFYNWNIVKMRYCDGASLAGHPESEFKNGTKLFFRGQLIWEAIMSELLSLGLSKAKQALLTGCSAGGLATLIHCDDFRAHLPKDATVKCLADAGFFLDEPDILGNRTMSNFYHDVVQLQGVAKSLHKNCITEMEPSKCIFPQQIIKNIRTPLFIVNPAYDFWQIQHVLVPAGSDPDGYWRRCRLSIQKCDSTQIENLQGFRSSLLKAVGKLQHDKEGGMFINSCFVHCQTWMAETWHSSNSPRINNKTIAESVGDWYFNRKVTKEIDCPYPCNPTCYHMDFTQPS; via the exons ATGTATTTTAGTCTCATTTCTCTCTTTTTGCGGCTCCTCTACATTTCACAGCAGGTCATGCTTCATTCCAGCATTAACAATTGCCAAAGCTGGCTTCTGACGG TTTGTTTAGATGGAAGTTTACCTGGATACCATTTTCAGAAGGGCTTTGGTTCTGGCTCTAACAATTGGCTTCTCCACATTGAG GGTGGAGGTTGGTGTAATTCAATAGAAACCTGCGAGATTCGAAAAAGAACAGCTTTGGGTTCCTCTAAGTACATGGATCCCCTAATTCCATTCGATGGGATTTTAAGCCATCAATCTTCGCAAAATCCTG aTTTTTACAATTGGAACATTGTTAAGATGCGTTACTGTGATGGTGCATCTTTAGCTGGCCACCCTGAAAGTGAGTTCAag AATGGAACTAAGCTTTTCTTCAGAGGCCAACTCATTTGGGAAGCAATTATGAGTGAACTCTTATCACTTGGCTTGTCTAAGGCCAAACAG GCACTTCTTACAGGATGCTCTGCTGGAGGTTTGGCAACTCTTATACATTGTGATGACTTTCGAGCTCATCTGCCAAAGGATGCCACTGTCAAGTGTCTTGCTGATGCAGGTTTTTTCCTTGATGA GCCAGATATTCTTGGAAATCGCACCATGAGTAATTTCTACCATGATGTTGTCCAACTACAG GGTGTAGCAAAAAGTTTGCACAAGAATTGTATCACAGAAATGGAGCCGTCCAAG TGCATCTTTCCTcaacaaattatcaaaaatattagGACCCCATTGTTCATTGTCAACCCCGCCTACGATTTTTGGCAG ATACAACACGTCTTAGTCCCCGCCGGATCGGATCCTGATGGCTACTGGAGAAGATGCAGATTGAGCATTCAGAAATGTGATTCTACCCAGATTGAAAATCTACAAG GTTTCCGTAGTTCCCTGCTTAAAGCAGTAGGTAAGCTCCAACATGACAAGGAAGGGGGGATGTTCATAAATTCTTGCTTTGTTCATTGCCAAACATGGATGGCTGAGACATGGCATTCATCCAATTCTCCAAGAATCAACAATAAG ACCATTGCAGAGTCTGTAGGTGATTGGTACTTCAACCGTAAAGTAACGAAGGAGATTGATTGCCCTTATCCTTGCAATCCCACTTGCTATCACATGGACTTCACTCAACCTTCATGA
- the LOC107899308 gene encoding uncharacterized protein produces MTMALLSKNKLKFVDGTITVLIKTDPLYPAWERCKTMVISWLLHSISPSIMNSILWLDFAYEIWHDLRERFSQRGIFRIFDLQEEISAFKQDDRSVTDYFTELKILWDELLNFRSIPACSCHTPCSCGVFATLQNYHDNDYVIRFLKGLYDRFAGVRSQIMLIDPLPTINKAFSMVIQQERHLTTRFSQVFVSNTMRQHSSSKKSPAKSSTDSRQCTFCGKSRHTLDTCYEKHGYPPGYKSRGRTSRVHNVFDDGAAQSLKSS; encoded by the coding sequence ATGACAATGGCGCTCTTATCTAAGAACAAGCTTAAATTTGTTGATGGCACAATCACAGTTCTGATCAAAACGGATCCTCTTTATCCAGCTTGGGAAAGGTGCAAGACTATGGTGATTTCTTGGCTGCTTCACTCTATCTCGCCTTCGATCATGAATAGTATTCTCTGGCTCGACTTTGCTTATGAGATTTGGCACGATCTCCGTGAACGTTTTTCTCAGAGAGGTATTTTTCGCATTTTTGATCTCCAAGAGGAGATCTCTGCTTTCAAGCAAGATGATCGCTCGGTCACTGATTACTTTACTGAGTTGAAGATTCTCTGGGACGAGTTGTTGAATTTTCGATCGATTCCCGCCTGTTCTTGTCACACACCTTGTTCCTGTGGTGTTTTTGCTACTCTTCAGAATTATCATGATAATGACTATGTCATTCGATTTCTTAAAGGCCTTTATGATCGATTTGCTGGTGTTCGCTCTCAAATTATGCTCATTGATCCATTACCTACGATCAATAAAGCTTTTTCTATGGTCATTCAACAGGAACGCCATCTCACTACTAGATTTTCTCAAGTGTTTGTTAGTAACACAATGCGCCAACATTCTTCTTCCAAGAAATCTCCGGCAAAATCTTCTACTGATTCACGGCAGTGCACTTTTTGTGGCAAATCCAGGCACACCCTTGATACATGCTATGAGAAGCATGGTTACCCACCTGGTTATAAGTCTCGTGGCCGGACTTCTCGTGTACACAATGTGTTTGATGATGGTGCTGCACAATCCTTAAAATCTTCATAG
- the LOC121216047 gene encoding uncharacterized protein, whose translation MSTDVLPHIIGLDTSLQIWNALVSLFGSKTTSQLMFYRRALHSQRKADLSMEFLMKIKGYCDSLANCGEAISEREHVTAILNGLSSEYESVLTIITASSIPYSVQSVTTMLLDAVAHQQLVVSDAPSSANMVTHQPTVSADNNSSLPAYRPSSGARGRGRGHLSGKCLHGWKWCFASSLDTYLFTTAMVCPSRTYSAVD comes from the exons ATGAGTACTGATGTTCTTCCTCATATTATTGGTCTTGATACGAGTCTCCAGATTTGGAATGCTCTTGTTAGTTTGTTTGGTAGCAAAACTACTTCTCAGTTAATGTTCTATAGAAGGGCGTTACATTCTCAGCGTAAGGCTGATCTGTCTATGGAGTTCTTGATGAAAATTAAAGGCTACTGTGATAGCCTTGCTAATTGTGGAGAGGCTATCAGTGAACGAGAACATGTTACAGCCATCCTTAATGGACTGTCGTCCGAGTATGAGTCAGTGCTTACAATCATTACTGCGAGTTCAATTCCTTACAGTGTCCAGAGTGTTACTACTATGTTACTTGATGCTGTAGCTCATCAGCAACTAGTTGTGTCTGATGCTCCTAGTTCTGCCAACATGGTCACTCATCAACCTACTGTCTCTGCTGACAATAATTCTTCTCTACCAGCTTATCGACCCTCGTCAGGTGCTCGTGGTCGTGGGCGAGGTCATCTTTCAG GCAAATGTTTGCATGGTTGGAAATGGTGCTTCGCCTCATCCCTGGATACCTACCTATTCACAACAGCAATGGTATGCCCCTCCCGCACCTACTCAGCCGTGGACTAA